A stretch of Colletotrichum lupini chromosome 2, complete sequence DNA encodes these proteins:
- a CDS encoding parallel beta-helix repeat protein, which translates to MVKSSVLTAVLALASSAAAQCGSGTPDAKVTGSGSSFVATKGSSQIYSGSDYRAAIQAAVDSISSGQRVSVIASGSIGANTIAIQSGKTFEGCGTINVALRSGRGAIEVTNASGVKIPYLSMTGNPYFGLRFYGTKDLTLGAINMNLSGGIGIRFDRDQAANTNVKMGVITVNGAGSHAVETWNIDGLTIDQVIAKNCGESGLLLQKTTNAKVGLVDGNNVGAGTGYGTLRFANNNGQLASGAYTTNVYVTKVVSRGGGRGIFCVSQSGGAEIGSIDLANNGNNAILIENCYGVTIKGGTVNGGGEVRLSARSEFPITRDISITAKVDGTTVRESPCGTNIKWNLSGNGARNIC; encoded by the coding sequence ATGGTCAAGTCATCCGTCCTCACGGCAGTGCTGGCGCTCGCCTCCTCGGCTGCCGCCCAGTGCGGTTCCGGCACGCCCGACGCAAAGGTCACTGGATCTGGAAGTTCTTTCGTGGCCACCAAGGGCTCCAGCCAGATCTACTCCGGCTCCGACTACCGTGCTGCCATCCAGGCCGCCGTCGACTCCATCAGCAGCGGCCAACGCGTCTCCGTCATCGCCTCCGGCTCCATCGGTGCCAACACCATCGCCATTCAGAGCGGGAAGACCTTCGAGGGCTGCGGAACCATCAATGTCGCCCTCCGATCCGGCCGCGGCGCCATCGAGGTCACCAACGCCTCGGGCGTTAAGATCCCCTACCTCTCCATGACCGGAAACCCGTACTTTGGTCTCCGCTTCTACGGTACGAAGGACCTCACCCTCGGCGCTATCAACATGAACCTCAGCGGCGGCATCGGCATCCGCTTCGACCGCGACCAAGCCGCCAACACCAACGTCAAGATGGGAGTCATCACTGTCAACGGCGCCGGCAGCCACGCCGTCGAGACCTGGAACATTGACGGCCTGACCATTGACCAAGTCATTGCCAAGAATTGCGGCGAGTCGGGACTGCTGCTCCAAAAGACGACTAACGCAAAGGTCGGTCTCGTCGATGGCAACAATGTTGGTGCCGGCACCGGTTACGGAACCCTCCGCTTCGCCAACAACAATGGCCAGCTTGCCAGCGGCGCCTACACCACGAACGTCTACGTCACAAAGGTCGTCTCCCGCGGCGGTGGTCGTGGCATCTTCTGCGTCTCTCAGTCTGGCGGCGCCGAGATTGGCAGCATCGATCTCGCGAACAACGGCAACAACGCCATCCTCATTGAGAACTGCTACGGCGTCACCATCAAGGGCGGTACCGTCAACGGCGGCGGTGAGGTCCGTCTCTCTGCCCGCTCCGAGTTCCCCATCACCCGCGACATCAGCATCACCGCCAAGGTCGACGGCACCACCGTCCGCGAGTCTCCCTGCGGCACGAACATCAAGTGGAACCTTTCCGGCAACGGCGCTCGCAACATCTGCTAA